The Methylobacterium currus genome contains a region encoding:
- a CDS encoding LacI family DNA-binding transcriptional regulator: protein MAVGIRDVARAAGVSTATVSRALGKGPVSDALREQVEAAVRATGYRPNLSARRLRSQSAQTIGLIVADIRNPFFTAVSRAVEDAAYQAGMRLILCNTGEDAEREALYLRLMQEERVTGVVFAPTRRTAERLRPEEFSFPLVLIDRTGPPGGHDGVVLDNVAAGAALVDHLVEQGYSRIAGLFGSTSSTAEERRDGYVAAMRRHGLEPQMRHVLPDAGPAQAEVARWLAEPGVPEALIVSNGLILMGAVRAARAAGVAWPGGIALAGFDNEPWTELVEPGLTVIEQPVAEIGAQAIGLLFDRLKNPGQPVRKVVLSGRLIARGSTGRR from the coding sequence ATGGCTGTCGGCATCCGTGACGTCGCCCGCGCGGCGGGCGTTTCCACCGCGACCGTGTCGCGGGCCTTGGGCAAGGGCCCGGTCAGCGACGCCCTGCGCGAGCAGGTCGAGGCGGCGGTGCGGGCGACCGGCTACCGGCCGAATCTCTCGGCCCGCCGCCTGCGCTCGCAATCCGCGCAGACCATCGGGCTCATCGTCGCCGACATCCGCAACCCGTTCTTCACGGCGGTCAGCCGGGCGGTCGAGGATGCCGCTTACCAGGCCGGGATGCGGCTGATCCTGTGCAACACCGGCGAGGATGCCGAGCGCGAGGCCCTGTACCTGCGCCTGATGCAGGAGGAGCGGGTCACCGGCGTCGTCTTCGCGCCGACCCGCCGCACCGCCGAGCGGCTGCGGCCGGAGGAGTTTTCGTTTCCCCTGGTGCTCATCGACCGCACCGGCCCGCCGGGCGGCCATGACGGGGTGGTGCTCGACAACGTCGCGGCCGGCGCCGCCCTCGTCGACCACCTGGTGGAGCAGGGCTATTCCCGCATCGCCGGATTGTTCGGCTCCACCAGCTCGACCGCCGAGGAGCGCCGCGACGGCTATGTCGCGGCGATGCGCCGGCACGGGCTGGAGCCGCAGATGCGCCATGTGCTGCCCGACGCCGGGCCGGCGCAGGCCGAGGTGGCGCGCTGGCTCGCCGAGCCGGGGGTACCTGAGGCCCTGATCGTCTCGAACGGCCTGATCCTGATGGGGGCGGTGCGGGCGGCCCGCGCGGCGGGCGTCGCCTGGCCCGGCGGGATCGCGCTGGCGGGCTTCGACAACGAGCCCTGGACCGAGCTGGTCGAGCCCGGCCTGACGGTGATCGAGCAGCCCGTGGCCGAGATCGGCGCCCAGGCGATCGGGCTCCTGTTCGACCGGTTGAAGAATCCGGGCCAGCCGGTGCGCAAGGTGGTGCTGAGCGGGCGGCTGATCGCCCGGGGGTCGACGGGGCGGCGGTGA